The segment CATCCAGGTGAAACATCTTGTCACTCTTACACTAAACACTTGAAAGCATATTATTGAGGAGTGGATTTGTGGTTTAACTTTAGTTACTGCTAAAAACAATCTGACAAAAACTAagtagaatgttctatcgttaaaatgacagatgtcctacggacctgGTTTAACCTGAGTGTAGCCTGGTCacagtaagattattctttctacaGGTTCGGCACAACCCCCCGTTTGGTGGTTTGAGTCCCATTTGGTGGTTAAATGCCCAAATGGTATACCTGTTTTACCTACCAAATGGGACTCATTTTTCGTTCATCGTGGATtacatttttctgaagaaaaagcGCATCATATTTACCACCGGGGCTAGTACTCAGACATGTTTTCTTCATAATAATACACtcgttaaaaaaattctttgtcgATTTTTCCGCACAGGTGTttagaaaaagatgaaaatattatGCATCCCGGGAGTCGcatataaacaaattatttttgtttccaaaaagatcgattttatttaaaaatcaacatgGCCTTACTCCTCGAACTCTTTACTTTCGATTCCTATCATCCGACAAGTGAAAAACACTTGGAGCCAATGAAAATAGTGATCTTTACTGATGTACGTTGAAAGCTCAATTTAGGTATGGAGGCCTATGCGTGCTTTTAATTTAGTAAAATGCTGCGATTAAAGTCAgtcaaattgttaaaaaaataccaaaGGTACAAGGTTTTAACGAGGCGGGGTCtaattttgtaaaacttcgaccccccattgtggccccaccctacatccaggggtcatgattttcacaactttaaatctacactacctgaggatgcttccacacaagtttcagctttcctggctgattagtttctgagaagaagatttttaaagatttactctatatattcctatgtaaaatttcgacccccaattgtggccccaccctacccccgggggtcacgaatttcacaactttgaatctacactacctgatgatgcttccacacaagtttcagctttcctggctttctggttcttgagaagaagatttttgaaaaattctcgaaatttttcattaatttctaattatctccccttgaaaacgggtgtgacccttaattttcacaactttgaatcccctttgcctaaggatgatttgtgccaagtttggttgaaattggcccagtagttcttgagaagatgttgaaaatgtgaaaagtttacggacagacggacagacagacggacagacggacatcagacaaaatgtgatcagaatagctcacttgagctttcagctcaggtgagctaaaaaaccttttacctcctggtttgttccaggggtcttatcaaagttgttttttgtatgcccaatttcccagtttgtcagataatggccattttttatttgacaaagacgaaaatggtgatctttatagtattattaaaaaatttagacatagtttagtaataaataaatatataacatcacatatttaaggtcattaatataaaatacatggttactgttttgaaatatatgaagtaagctatatttaggcgggttaagaaaacgtggcagagggctaggcttgctgaaccctcttcacgttttcaacctgagcccaaatatagcttatacttcgagacatttatgtttattccacaatatcatatcaatttcacgcatcaaacgagctattttcaacaaatttcgctgaatatctgcagttgaaactatcataCCATGGAAACCAACAAAGCAAagagatgacgtcacaatacaaatgaaacgctgcgcgaaagcgtgcgtaatcgttctgtactcggcctcctTAAGTCATTAATtagtttaaagttaaaaaattttgatatcttAGTTTTTAAGTACTTTTtagtgaaaattattttattgcgCGTACATGCCTCCATATTAAAATTAGGAGATGGCATGCATCTagaaatcattcttttgattgggtGCAATTGTTTTTCACTTGCCGGATGATAGGAATCGAAAGTAAAGAGTTCGAGGAATAAAGACATCCTGTTCTAGACAAAAACCAACTCCAACAGTTAGGTTTCAGAAAGGATACAACAGAGGGAGATCCTCATAAATGAACCTCTTAACCTCTGGCAGCCTGTTTAAACGTCATCCACCACAGCTCtgtaaaacagaagaaaaaaaattaaggtaatcgatttaaaaaaaaaacattttgtaaaactaTTTTCCAATACAGAGATACTCAGACAGTTCAAATGTGAAATACCTCCACTATAGCTCTGTACACTTCTTTGTCTTCCTCTGTTGCTAAAATGCCATGGGTTATTATACCCAAAAACAGTATGGTCCGCACGACAGACATATCGTGACTTGTGCAGTCACAATGTGTGTTGTGCTTTGTGTTTTCTCACGACGTGTCACACACCGGTTACGTTCTGTGAATTTATCGGGTTCGGGAATCTTCTAAATTGGAACGACAAAAATCCGAGACAtttgttttaagaattaaattttttaaaaaaattaaaaaaataaaaacaaagaaccAATAATATTAGTTTTCGATATATTCGAAATCTTTCtattaatatcaaatattcattcaaatggaattatttttcattttgttttacttctTGAAtaccattaaattttataagttaatgcaatatgttaaaaacaatcagtataaaaaaatgaaattggaaTATTTCTTCAATATCACAATTCTACAAAGTCATTgacatttcttaattttatcatattaataAGGACTTTTATGGTAATTAGCATTATCATAACAATTTTGGGGCACCGGAAGTTAGTGTTTCACCATATTGGTTTTTGTTGACATTGGTGAGGAATTTCTTGCCTACGAAATTAGTTTTTTTGTACATCAGAAAAGCAAGATGCCAGCAAAAGCAGAAGACATCATGAAAGGCTTTAAATTGTATCCTTTTAAGAATAGAAAAATGATACattcatattgattttaaatgataactGACATGTGAAAATGGTAATATTTCCTGATCAAACTCGCAGAGATTGTGAAATCGTAGTAAGTTACCTTAAAAAACCCACCAAGGGTTTATTCAGTGACTGAATATAGCGCTATAACAATGTAATTGTTGAAATAACATTTAGATTTGTTTTCAAGTTAAGCTTTTTCGCAACTTCTCAGGAAATACTGAGAAAGATGTAGAGAATAGTTTTCAGTTGTTTTCCATAGAAACTCTtctcaaagttttgaattttaaaatatgtgaaaCGGCGTAACCGTTGAGCCGATAGCAGatttttttatgctttaaatTGGTGGCGCAAATGAGCCGAAAGAAAATTTTTCAGCCTAGTATCCTGATTCAACTTTTTTCAcagattttcttatatatattaagCCTTCGCAAGGCAGACTTCTTCCGCCTCTCACTGCGCTTggtattaaaacatattttcgttcatggctagcgaagatgcaatTTCCATATATCATCATACTAATTTAGCTTCTGTGTCCTATTTAAGATGTTTGGCATcacattcaaataaaataaacctgATGTCCAAATATAAATCTATTGTCTGTCCCATGTTATTGTTTCCATTGCATTGggacaattttaattaaaatacacatatctgtgaaaaaagtacagttgaaatcaatgaaagggaaaatattcaagatacatttattcattaataatttacatttaatatcatttttttacttCAAAACAATCACAGGaacaaaacagatttcttacaaagattaataatggaaaatgttgatattttttcttcattctgAAGTCACTCTGAATACCAtgtacaatttttcaatgttatcattCAGGTATTATTCAGATTGTTCAATGCAAAAACCCATAGACGCCTtcattttttagccatgtaCTTAAACCTGATAACTAGAGGGGGTGATTCAAAGGAGAAATTTTGGAAATTGTTCATTCTTTTGAATATCATATGAACCCcgaggtatttatgattattgagTAATTACGCAAAATGTAAATTGAGGATATTATCTTGAGACAAAGTATAACTGATAAAAAATCTGTAGAATACTCCTTTAAAATGAGTAGTTAAGAATGATAAATATGGTTAAGTAAAACAACTTTAGAATAATCTATAGCAAATAACTTCATGTTTGTCAATTTTTCAAGATATAAAGGTGTGACATATGAACAAAGAAATCTGGGATTTTAATTGTTCATCAATGATATGCATGTCAGACCTGAAATTGtcagtatataattttttttttcaaatcatgccCAATATCAAATCccaatatgttttgtttatgCAAGCTTTCAGAAATGCAAGTGAAATCAATGCTACTGTGTATATTCATTATACACTAATACTACTGATACCATCCTTAACATGATAAAGAAATTGGATGAATTTGAGAGATGCTGACAATGGCAAAATTTTATGGCAGTCAAGTGATGATCTGTAAGTATTCTCTGTATTCATTTGGTATATTATGTGACATATGTCTAACTGGAAACACATTTTTCTGTGATcttaaatatcattatttttaatatttacatcataaaatTGTAGATCAGCTCCAGGGCAAGACCATGAAGGTAAATGtagattaaaattattattgaaatattgtatatgtattcataatttatattgATGTAATTAAAAGAAGGAAcatgttagtacatgtacatgaaatatgATGTAAAAAAGACAGCACAACAagcattttgtgttttatttcaattcagaaGTCTAATATACAGAGTGTTTgttgatgaaatatttaatacggATATTTTGTcacttttaaatgttaaatgatCTTGTTACAGCAAGAGTtccaaagaaaatattaaagtgTAGAGCAGTTTCTCGGGAAATTAATTTTTCGTCTAAGGAAGCCATGGATAAATTCAGATTAGAGCAGAGAGTCTTATTTAAAGGAAAATGTCTAGAAGGTAAAGAGCTTTGACAATTATGGTTTTATTGTATTGAttcaattcattttataaaagaatatttatagATGAATGTACACAAACTGAAAATTATCTGACAAGCACAGTGATCACATGACACATATTTAATGGATGGATACACATTGATGGGAATTTAGTCTCTAAAATGAATTAGGTCATAAATTGTCTTTCAATAAGAATAATAtgacaattaaattttttctaATTGTCTAggcaaggtttttttttctccataagTATGTTTTGCCCTGATGAATGTTCAGACCTGCAGCATTTCAACCTGTAATAAATTAAACTTATACCAATGCAGTGGACTGTATAGAAAAAGTATGGGGAACATATATGTAGCCCAGTCAAGGCCAAAATGAAAGAATGCTAAGTTTCTCAGGCACAGCCTCATTGTGTCAAATGCCTCTGCATCgaacaatattattttcattgaaaaggaGAATtactcaattttaaatattttgttttaaaaaaatcaagttgaGGTATTCCCTTGTCCAAATCTTGCAAtagaatactgtggaatcattagaatttgtggtggctcaattttcgtggtattcgtgggtataCCTCCCCCACGAATTcaaatcctcaacgaaaacaattttataaagagttatctttgttactgaaacagtAACCAACACgtccacgaaattaaatccccACGAATTAGCAAAAAAGTCACAATCCTTgtaaattggcccccacgaatttaaatgattccacagtacctgCTCACTGCCTACCGTAAAGTATCGTGTATAATATGTactcgtgtataatacgcaccccaaATGTTGACCCAAATATGGCGAAAAAACATCAGGTACTAAGTATAATACGCAcagtacataaaatttaaattacacCTACACAACTACACAAATGgaatataaattttaagtgtaaaaaataaaaaattatgattttgaatttttgatataaatccgcattagaatagatgaaatgcaacaacttttggtaaacaactttttctggAACCGTACTGTTACGGAGATTGATCCCTCAGTATATCCCAAACTTCTTGGGGATCAATCTTACAATCTATAGACATTTAGAAAAACTTCTtaaccaaaagttgttgcatttgaTACACATTAATGCGGATTTACCGgtatatcaaaaatttcaaaaatcaaaaatgtttattttttgctcttaaaatttatatcccatttgggctattatatccaAAACGGgttattatatcccatttgggcaaCTGGCCCCAACCTGATGAAGACACAAGTGGCGATGcaaaataaacatgaaattggatattttgtttgaaagCTTTTTCCTGTaatattttgtctgtttttaGAATGGTTCTTTGAGTTTGGCTTTGTAATACCTGGTTCCACTAACACTTGGCAGTCTGTGATAGAAGCTGCCCCAGAGAGTCAAATGATGCCAGCAAATGTTTTAACGTAAGTCTGGAGAAGAGGTTCATTTGGTTTAAAACctgcataatgaaattaaaattccaACTAATTAAGGTTCACTTGTTATATATTGATGTAGAGAGGTTACAGGAAAACATTTATGTCAAAGGCTCAAAATCGATGTTTGTCAAAATCTATAAAACCTTGAATTAATGTATGAGGACATGATAATATTAAAAGGCcatcattttgcttttaaaaatgaaaataattttttttgactCTGTAGATATGAAACTGCTCTagtaataaattgataataattgtactttaaacattttatattatgtccatttgtttgtttatttcagGGGTAATGTAATCATAGAGACACATTTTTTCGACGGTGATCTCCTAGTCAGCAAGTCCAAAGTGAAGATATTTTATGTATAGAACGGTTCACCAAGGCTGCAATTTTCCATTTCGCTGGTGTGTAGAAGATTACAATTCtgttgattttatgaaatgaaaagaaTGATGACACCTGTGTTAGTAAATCATGAATTATAGTTGATCACAAACAGGACTCGCTCTGCTGTCAAGGTCATGGACTCGGACTTTGGATCTTCCTTTGTACAATGATTGAAAGACGACATAGAGTTACTGTTCCTGTTGTGCActtaagataaaaatcataattaatagATAGTCTTAGATATACGTGATCTATATTTTGTGGTTTCGTTGTAATTCAAACTTGATATCAGTTGATATGCTAAGGTTCCTCAAAACCTCATCTTTCTTCTTGACTGTGGCATAGTATAGAAATCATTAATGAATTGATATGGAAACTTTGATAGTAACCTGTAGAATCTGCACCATTAGAGGTTcttttgatacaattttgtagaATCCTAAGTAAATTCTTTCATGTGTGTTTATGTTCACTTGAAATTGCTGTCATTTTGTACTTGGATGAATGTCTACATATTATGCTTCTGATATGATTGTCTTGAAATTCATGTTGAGAGAATAGAAAAATCGAAATGCTTGAAGGAAGTAAGAATGATTGTGGTCATTGAGAGTGAGTGAACAAGTCTCCATTGCTATGAGATTATTTATATATCTGTGTCTTCATATTTTATGTCTTTTGATCTATCATTTGTTCACAAAATAATGATGGTTGAAAACCGTACATTTCTCTGTTGTTTTGAGTTGTTACGTGCAGTGTATGACAGAGATATGTGATGATATAGCTAGGGTAATAGCTTAATATCTTTATACAAAAACTTTGTTCTTTATGACATACCATATTTGTGTTGCTGCCCCTCTGTTAGAAATtctgtatgtatacatgtacatcatgtgATATACATGTCAAAACATTCCTGTTCTGCTTGAGTGTCATATCTAAATGTTTCACAAAAAACTTACTGTAAATGTCTTTTTAACAGGTTATGTTAACCAGGTATTTATTTTACTGTGCTTGATATTTGAAGTATTAGCAATGTATATTTTCCAAATGAACTTTAATTCATTGTATATTGGAGAAAC is part of the Magallana gigas chromosome 3, xbMagGiga1.1, whole genome shotgun sequence genome and harbors:
- the LOC105333594 gene encoding retinal rod rhodopsin-sensitive cGMP 3',5'-cyclic phosphodiesterase subunit delta — encoded protein: MPAKAEDIMKGFKLNWMNLRDADNGKILWQSSDDLSAPGQDHEARVPKKILKCRAVSREINFSSKEAMDKFRLEQRVLFKGKCLEEWFFEFGFVIPGSTNTWQSVIEAAPESQMMPANVLTGNVIIETHFFDGDLLVSKSKVKIFYV